The following nucleotide sequence is from Agromyces sp. SYSU T00194.
GTTGTACAAGCTCGCCCGGGCGGCGGTCGACGCGCAGCTCGCGCGCGACCCGCGTCGCACCGAGATCGTGGTCGGCAGCGACGACTTCCCCACCGACCGCTACCTGCTCGAGGGCATCGCCCGCGAGCGCGGCGCGCGCCTGCGCTGGATCGAGGTCGCGCGCGACTCGGGCGTGACCGCCACCCAGCTGCGCGACGCCGTCGGCCCCGAGACCGCCCTCGTCGTGCTGAGCCAGGTCGCCTACCGTTCGGGTCATCTGGCGGATGCCCCCGAGCTGACCCGCATCGCGCACGACGCCGGTGCGCTCGTGCTCTGGGACCTCTGCCACTCGGCCGGGTCGGTGCCGGTCGAGGCGGACGCCCACGGGTTCGACCTGGCCGTCGGGTGCACGTACAAGTACCTGAACGGCGGGCCGGGCTCCCCCGCGTTCGCGTACGTGCGCGAGGACCTGCAGGCGGCGCTCGCGCAGCCGATCCAGGGCTGGATGGGCACCGCCGACGTGTTCGCGATGGGTCCGGAGTACGTGCCGGCCCCGGGCATGCGCCGCTTCATCAGCGGCACCCCGCCGATCGTCGGCATGCTCGCCATGCAGGACACGATCGAGATGATCGCCGAGGCCGGAATGCCCGCGGTGCGCGCGAAGTCGGTCGCGCTGACCGAGTTCGCGATCGCGCTGAGCGACGAGTGGCTCGCGCCGCACGGCGTCGAGGTGGCGTCGCCCCGCGCCCCCGGCGAGCGGGGCGGGCACGTCACGCTGTCGCACCCCGCCATGCGCGAGGTGGTCGCGACGCTCTGGGAGCGCGACGTGCTGCCCGACTACCGCGACCCGGGCGGGCTGCGCGTCGGCCTGTCGCCGCTGTCGACGAGCTTCGAGGAGACGTTCCACGGCATGGCCGCGGTGCGCGACGCGCTGCGCGGCATCATCGCGCGCCAGGCCGGGCTGGCCTGAGGCCGGGAGGCTGGGCTGGCCGGGCTGGCCCGAGGCCCCGTGGCAGGGCTGGCCCGAGGCCCGGCGGCAGGCCGGCCGCGCTGCCCGTGCGGCACGTCTGGGCGAATCCATAGCCCCGCCCGAGGGTCCCCATAGCGGCGTGGCCCACCATGTCGGCATGCAGAACGATCGACCCGACCCAGAGCCCGCCGGCGACGACGCCGCGCCCGCCGAGCCCGCCGAGCACACCGAGACGACGGCAGCGGATGCCCCCGAGGCGACCGCCGCCGAGACCGGCGCGCCGGCCGCATCCGCCGCCCCCTCGACCGAGGACGCGACGCCCACCGTGCCGCAGCCCGCTGCCGCTGCCCCCGCTGCGGCCGCTCCCGCCGCCGCGCAGCCCGCGCCGCGGCCGTACACCGCTGCGGCGCCGGGCTCCGCGCCCGCCGCACCGACGACGGCGGTCGCACCGGCAGCGCCCGCCACCCCGTGGTACCGCCGCCTCTGGTTCCTCGTCACGGCCGCGGCCGTCGCCGCCGTGCTGCTGTTCGGCATCGGCTTCGCGTCGGGCTTCGCGACGGCCGGGGTGTTCGACCCGCGCCCCGCGTTCAACGTGAACGGGCCCGGCGACCGCGACTTCCCGGGCGGCCCCGGCGAGCGCGGCGACCGCGACGACTTCGGCCCCGGCAGCGAGGGGAGCACCGGGACCGACTCCTGACGCGCACGCCGGTAGACTTCAGGGGCATCCCATCACCCATCGGACGGAGAACCCCGGTGCCCACCATCGTCGTCGACGTGATGCCCAAGGCCGAGCTGCTCGACCCCCAGGGGAAGGCCGTCGCCGGCGCGCTGTCCCGCACGGGCCACGACGCGGTCTCCGGCGTGCGCATCGGCAAGCGCTTCGAACTCACCGTGGACGGCCCGGTCGACGACGCCGTGCGCGCCGACATCGAGCAGATCGCGGCCGACATCCTCTCCAACGGCGTCATCGAGGACGTCGTCGCGATCCACTGGGGCGACGACGAGGTGACCACCCCGCCGGCCGACGACACCGACAGCGAGACCGTCGACGTGTCGCTCACCGACGCGGAGGTCGCCGAGGCCGCCGCGACCGCGCCCGAGGCGCACGACGGCGTGGGCTACGACGCTCCCGCGGGCGAGACGCACTGACCATGCGCATCGGCGTCATCACCTTCCCCGGGTCGCTCGACGACCGCGACGCGCAGCGCGCGGTGCGCCTGGCCGGCGCCGAGCCGGTCGCGCTCTGGCACGGGTCGCACGACCTCGAGGACGTCGACGCGCTGGTGCTGCCCGGCGGCTTCAGCTACGGCGACTACCTGCGGTGCGGGTCGATCGCGAGCCTCTCGCCGATCATGGCCGAGGTCATCGACGCCGCGAATCACGGCATGCCCGTGCTCGGCATCTGCAACGGCTTCCAGATGCTCACCGAGGCGCGCCTGCTCGAGGGCGGCCTGATCCGCAACGACCACGGCACCTTCGTCTGCCGCGACCAGGTGCTGTCGGTCGAGACGACCGCCACCGACTGGACCGGCGAGTTCGACCTCGGCGAGCGCATCACCATTCCGCTGAAGAACGGCGAGGGCGGGTTCATCGCCGACGCCGACACGCTGCAGCGCCTCGAGGAGGAGGGCCGCGTGGTCTTCCGCTACCAGGGCGTGAACCCGAACGGCTCGCTCAACGACATCGCCGGCGTCACCAACGCCCGCGGCAACGTGGTCGGCCTCATGCCGCACCCCGAGCACGCGGTCGAGCCGGGCTTCGGCCCAGACACCCCCGACGCCATGCGCTCGGGCATCGACGGGCTGCGCTTCTTCTCCAGCGTCATCGCACGCGCGCTCACCCGCATCTGATCCGGCCCGGCCTGCAGGTAGCATCGGCACCACCGACACGAGGGGGTGCCGTGGTCGCAGCGAGCCGAACGGATGCCGGCAGGGGGCGCATGCTCCGCAGGTGGGCCGCGTTCGCGGACGCGTTCGGCACCAGGCTCTGGCCGGTGCCCACCGTCGCCGTCGTCGCGGCGGTCATCGCGGGCCTCGCGATCCCGGTGATCGACCGCCAGGTC
It contains:
- the purQ gene encoding phosphoribosylformylglycinamidine synthase subunit PurQ, with translation MRIGVITFPGSLDDRDAQRAVRLAGAEPVALWHGSHDLEDVDALVLPGGFSYGDYLRCGSIASLSPIMAEVIDAANHGMPVLGICNGFQMLTEARLLEGGLIRNDHGTFVCRDQVLSVETTATDWTGEFDLGERITIPLKNGEGGFIADADTLQRLEEEGRVVFRYQGVNPNGSLNDIAGVTNARGNVVGLMPHPEHAVEPGFGPDTPDAMRSGIDGLRFFSSVIARALTRI
- a CDS encoding kynureninase, which codes for MEAMTLDRHLAWARRQDRADGLAHHRARFHGADTPLVYFDGNSLGRPPVSAIERVERFLREAWGERLIRGWDEEWMELPFRIGDDIGRHVIGAAPGQTVIGDSTTVLLYKLARAAVDAQLARDPRRTEIVVGSDDFPTDRYLLEGIARERGARLRWIEVARDSGVTATQLRDAVGPETALVVLSQVAYRSGHLADAPELTRIAHDAGALVLWDLCHSAGSVPVEADAHGFDLAVGCTYKYLNGGPGSPAFAYVREDLQAALAQPIQGWMGTADVFAMGPEYVPAPGMRRFISGTPPIVGMLAMQDTIEMIAEAGMPAVRAKSVALTEFAIALSDEWLAPHGVEVASPRAPGERGGHVTLSHPAMREVVATLWERDVLPDYRDPGGLRVGLSPLSTSFEETFHGMAAVRDALRGIIARQAGLA